Proteins encoded together in one Halomarina salina window:
- a CDS encoding cytochrome b: MSLERKDDHDHGGWMKGRDLSPVERGYLTMLIWLDRRLRIVDYLEILEDLYYKANLQMPKSHTEQYNLDNKFWYWYPLYALGSFSTLAYVVAAISGALLGFYYSPSTAAAGSEGSVTVAYQSITLIMTELNFGFFLRSLHRWSAQVMVAAVFLHMLRVYFTGAYKEPRELNWILGIVLISLTMVFGYTGYLLPWDQLAFWAGQIGVEMALSIPLAGEWVAQLLFGGFSLSQSTLQRMYIIHVFLLPFIATALIAVHIGIVWMQGIAEPH; this comes from the coding sequence ATGAGCCTGGAACGCAAGGACGACCACGACCACGGCGGCTGGATGAAAGGCCGCGACCTCTCGCCCGTCGAGCGGGGGTATCTCACGATGCTCATCTGGCTCGACAGGCGGCTTCGTATCGTCGACTACCTCGAGATTCTGGAGGACCTCTACTACAAGGCGAACCTCCAGATGCCGAAGAGCCACACCGAACAGTACAACCTCGACAACAAGTTCTGGTACTGGTACCCGCTGTACGCGCTCGGGTCGTTCAGTACCCTCGCGTACGTCGTCGCGGCGATAAGCGGGGCCTTACTGGGTTTCTACTACTCGCCGTCGACGGCAGCCGCCGGGTCGGAAGGGTCGGTGACGGTTGCCTACCAGTCCATCACCCTCATCATGACGGAGTTGAACTTCGGGTTCTTCCTCCGGTCGCTCCACAGATGGTCGGCGCAGGTGATGGTCGCCGCGGTGTTCCTGCACATGCTGCGGGTGTACTTCACCGGCGCGTACAAGGAACCGCGCGAACTGAACTGGATCCTCGGCATCGTCCTCATCTCGCTGACGATGGTGTTCGGGTACACGGGCTACCTGCTGCCGTGGGACCAGCTCGCGTTCTGGGCCGGGCAGATCGGCGTCGAGATGGCGCTCTCGATACCGCTGGCGGGCGAGTGGGTCGCCCAGTTGCTGTTCGGCGGGTTCTCGCTGAGCCAGTCGACGCTCCAGCGGATGTACATCATCCACGTCTTCCTGCTCCCGTTCATCGCGACGGCGCTCATCGCCGTCCACATCGGCATCGTCTGGATGCAGGGCATCGCCGAACCGCACTGA
- a CDS encoding cytochrome bc complex cytochrome b subunit, giving the protein MAPSDETDEEVRADGTGIVPPDDETPTWSDRKARSQGLSRLTYEYFERSRREDQDLRTESSYVERDVLGFPTWPHEMIRNLAITSFFTGMMIFLAATLPPHIGPPANPSQTPAVILPDWYLYWSFGLLKLGPLNPDLAILGGQKLMADRTYGVLANLVVVGFISIVPFLNKGSARRPVEQPFWAAVGVTGVVFSFTVAALSVKNLAPMDPHLLFDLTFLLPPVAGFIAYAALRTMREGYMFELNRRYYRLRPPK; this is encoded by the coding sequence ATGGCGCCGAGTGACGAGACGGACGAGGAAGTCCGGGCGGACGGGACCGGTATCGTCCCACCGGACGACGAAACTCCGACGTGGAGCGACCGGAAGGCTCGCTCCCAGGGGTTGTCTCGTCTGACCTACGAGTACTTCGAACGTTCCCGTCGAGAGGACCAGGACCTTCGCACGGAGTCGAGCTACGTCGAGCGCGACGTCCTCGGCTTCCCCACGTGGCCCCACGAGATGATCCGGAATCTCGCCATCACCTCCTTCTTCACCGGGATGATGATCTTCCTCGCGGCGACGCTCCCGCCCCACATCGGGCCGCCCGCGAACCCGAGCCAGACGCCCGCAGTCATCCTGCCCGACTGGTATCTCTACTGGTCGTTCGGCCTGCTCAAGCTCGGCCCGCTCAACCCGGACCTCGCCATCCTCGGCGGGCAGAAGCTGATGGCCGACCGGACGTACGGTGTGCTGGCGAACCTCGTCGTCGTCGGCTTCATCTCCATCGTCCCGTTCCTCAACAAGGGGAGCGCTCGCCGTCCCGTCGAGCAGCCGTTCTGGGCGGCCGTCGGCGTCACGGGTGTCGTGTTCTCGTTCACCGTCGCGGCGCTGTCGGTGAAGAACCTCGCCCCGATGGACCCGCACCTGCTGTTCGACCTGACGTTCCTGCTCCCGCCGGTCGCGGGGTTCATCGCCTACGCCGCCCTCCGGACGATGCGCGAGGGCTACATGTTCGAACTCAACCGGCGGTACTACCGCCTGCGTCCGCCGAAGTGA
- a CDS encoding DUF7313 family protein translates to MEGFASLFGVVDAVLRPYVALLILVLVLVNMVARALEYRSIVSDARDGGIDSVSRSGLRVATNFLLVVLSFYYATVHFHAGTVLSILVVGMVITDLFEFESRLVEIRQEFSIDRPNAAIAASVLVLMYISYLTLFQFVKPFWSQVV, encoded by the coding sequence ATGGAAGGGTTCGCTTCGCTGTTCGGCGTGGTCGACGCGGTCCTCCGACCGTACGTCGCACTCCTCATCCTCGTGCTGGTGCTCGTCAACATGGTGGCCAGAGCGCTCGAGTACCGCTCCATCGTCAGTGACGCACGCGACGGTGGAATCGACTCCGTCTCGCGGAGCGGTCTCCGCGTCGCGACGAACTTCCTCCTCGTGGTGCTGTCGTTCTACTACGCGACGGTCCACTTCCACGCGGGGACGGTGCTCTCCATCCTCGTCGTCGGGATGGTCATCACGGACCTGTTCGAGTTCGAGTCGCGACTGGTCGAGATTCGCCAGGAGTTCAGTATCGACCGACCGAACGCCGCCATCGCCGCGTCGGTGCTCGTGCTCATGTACATCAGCTACCTCACGCTGTTCCAGTTCGTCAAGCCGTTCTGGTCGCAGGTCGTCTGA
- a CDS encoding DUF7315 family membrane protein yields the protein MPSDPEQPRRDTDSADGDSAGGQPTRAADGDVVVPVDLYKVVTVFSTLIAVTFVVLGFLFLDAATGAVRRVSLLGWVVGLAVFAACYLGYMSVRSGARTLERLLVGAVLFYLVAAGVPTLVPGVPVLIREALAAASLSDVQFQALFGVAGLALIGVGAGVYILGTRFRTEGMGNPKDDADQRSDNG from the coding sequence ATGCCTTCCGACCCCGAACAGCCACGTCGAGACACCGACAGCGCCGACGGTGACTCGGCCGGCGGCCAGCCCACGCGAGCCGCCGATGGGGACGTCGTCGTCCCGGTCGACCTCTACAAGGTCGTCACGGTGTTCTCGACGCTCATCGCCGTCACGTTCGTCGTCCTCGGGTTCCTCTTCCTCGACGCGGCGACCGGCGCCGTTCGACGGGTCTCGCTGCTCGGCTGGGTGGTCGGCCTCGCCGTCTTCGCCGCCTGCTACCTCGGTTACATGAGCGTCCGCTCCGGCGCGCGGACCCTCGAACGACTGCTCGTCGGTGCGGTGCTGTTCTACCTCGTGGCTGCGGGCGTCCCGACGCTCGTTCCCGGCGTTCCCGTCCTGATTCGGGAGGCCCTCGCCGCGGCGTCGCTGTCGGACGTCCAGTTCCAGGCGCTGTTCGGCGTCGCGGGACTCGCACTCATCGGCGTCGGTGCGGGCGTCTACATCCTCGGGACGCGGTTCCGCACAGAGGGAATGGGAAACCCTAAAGACGACGCTGACCAACGGTCCGACAATGGCTGA
- a CDS encoding DUF7314 family protein has product MADEFIKGFTLFIVCGLLWMVLAGWYNTAGFEATQLTAATTGSGSVYDQIGYILRDGFMWAAIIGPLTFWLFIPLGRAMRGRVNN; this is encoded by the coding sequence ATGGCTGACGAGTTCATCAAGGGGTTCACGCTGTTCATCGTCTGCGGCCTCCTGTGGATGGTGCTGGCCGGGTGGTACAACACGGCGGGGTTCGAGGCGACCCAGCTGACGGCCGCTACGACCGGCTCCGGCTCGGTCTACGACCAGATCGGTTACATCCTCCGCGACGGCTTCATGTGGGCCGCTATCATCGGCCCGCTCACGTTCTGGCTGTTCATCCCGCTCGGTCGGGCGATGCGCGGCCGCGTCAACAACTGA